AGAACGAGCCATTTTTCAGatggccaaacaaaatggggggcgacccatctcggaggaaccaaaacctgTACTGCACCTACCACAGAGACAAGggacacaccaccgagcagtgtcggGTACTAAAGGATCACCTCAGGCAGCTGGTAAAGGCAGGGTACCTGAAAGACTTCATTGCAGACTCCGCTCACCAAGAAGCCGGACTGGGCgtccaacagaaaaggaaccccctCCCGCCTCCACTGGGGGTAATCGAAGTCATCCATGCTGCACCAAGAGGGACGGTAGCAACAAAAAGGGTATTGACAGTGGCTTGCACGGGGGGAGGGCCagccgagaagaagaagaaagttggaCGGCTTAAAATCTCGTTCGGGGAAGACGATTTGGAAGGAACAGTCCAACCCCATGACGACACTTTGGTGGTCACGGCCCGGATAGGCGGgttcctggtgaagagggtaaTGATTGATCAAGGGAGCGGGGCAGACGTCATGTACCCAGACCTTTTCGAAGGGCTCGGAGTTATGACACGCCGCTAGTCTCATTTGACGGGAGAGTCGTAATTCCCGAAGgtcaaatctctctcccagtgaATATGGAAGGAAAGGGAGTTATAGTTaccttcatagtagtccgatcattctcgccgtacaccgcaatcctggggaggccgtggattcacgcaaTGGAGGCTGTCCCGTCCACCCTCCAcgtaaaagtaaaatttccaaCCGAGTATGGAATTGCCGAGGTAAGGGGGAACCAACAAGTGGCGAGACAATACCTTATCACCGCGGCCACATGGAAAAGTGAACAACCCGGACAAGCTGAGCGGGTCGATAAAGAAGattcatagcaattacagagGCCCCGAGGGGAAGCGGGGGCGGACGTGGCCGAAGAGGTATTGAAAGTTAGGATTCTTCCAGATACTGACAAGTATTTTCAGATAGgcacaagcatgaatgaccgggaaagggtagagatgttgttgttccttttgCAGAATGTAGATGTTTTTGCATGGAACCCGTACGAAGTGCCCGgagtagaccccgagttcattgtccacagg
This DNA window, taken from Quercus robur chromosome 2, dhQueRobu3.1, whole genome shotgun sequence, encodes the following:
- the LOC126697937 gene encoding uncharacterized protein LOC126697937 — protein: MQEPEVQIEGVNVAFKEPVHKILERIKNEPFFRWPNKMGGDPSRRNQNLYCTYHRDKGHTTEQCRVLKDHLRQLVKAGYLKDFIADSAHQEAGLGVQQKRNPLPPPLGVIEVIHAAPRGTVATKRVLTVACTGGGPAEKKKKVGRLKISFGEDDLEGTVQPHDDTLVVTARIGGFLVKRVMIDQGSGADVMYPDLFEGLGVMTRR